From the Leguminivora glycinivorella isolate SPB_JAAS2020 chromosome 21, LegGlyc_1.1, whole genome shotgun sequence genome, the window TGGAGCTTGTCTTTGTCAACTTTGATGCTTGAGCCGATGTCCCGCGCCGCAGCTGCGAGGTGGCGCCAGGGTCTGTAGTATTCTCGGGTCAGAAGTGGCCCGGCGACGGCGGAGAGCAGGTCATCAGGATTCATTGCGAGGCCGAAGTGCTGGTCCAAAACCCGGCTAGGGTAGTGGTGGTGATGGTGGGGGGGCGCACGCTCCAGTCGTCCAATAAATACGGTAGCAGAGACATTCTTGTAGCTTCAACACTTGAGTGAGAACTTGAAGGCGTCTTCAAATTGCGTAGTTCGCTGAGGTCGCTAAGATCGCTTTAATTTGATTCACTTTGCTTGCTTGCTTGAATTCAACTGACGCTCTAGCGGACGAGCGCGGTATTTATACACGTTAGCGCGCCCTCTAGTATTGAGTAGAAACATCTCGAATGCTAAATTGTTTATGGTGTAGGCAGGGGCGCTCCGTTCAAAAATTATTTAGGTTATAAAACTTTGTTGAATTTTACCGCTCTTCAATTATGGCAAATAACTACTGCTTGAAAATTATTTAGGTGAACTATTCGTAGAGTTATAAAACTTTGTTGAATTTTACAAAAGTCCTATATTCGAATGAATATTTTTCTTCAATTATGAATTTAcagaaaagtaaatattttctggaTGATAATGAAGAAAAGCTAATATGGGTATAATTGGGTTAATATGCaactaggaaacaaataaacatattttataaaatattgggtTAATATGGGTAAAATAGACATCaattgtaatagtacattacgatacaacttccttttttacgcacttgtatagtaatgtactattaatctacaatctaggatgtattttgatagcgggtcagtgagggcagctaTCAGATACGCGTAAACAGTCTTAGGGGACCTGCTatctatttcaaattgatgaatgatttacagattttgggtaaaaaggtaattttttacaaatattatttgatGCCAaacgatcccattcctatcagGGATCAAAAGTTTGTATAAAAATCCACAAATCGAGAAAAACTTTCCCACACAACTTAATGTGAAAAAAAGcgaaacatgattttttttataggtaCTCTTTATATTGGACTAAACCAATTATTTAGGCTGCCTAATAAAAACGTATCATCAGATTGTCTCATAACAGAATCTGTATAACAGTAAACcaaaataccaaaaaaaaaaccagaAATTTTGTATGGACAAAATGCGGGTTTCCTATCTCTGATACCTATGAAGAGAGGTagagtaaacaaaaaaaaactcaataatGAAAAGTGAAACCGGCCCGCGAGTTGGGCGGCCCTGGCGATGAGTAGCGCGGTCAACGACTCTGCGCGATCGCGAAACGTCCAGTACTTTCGGCGCCTAATACGCCGCCTCTAGGTCAAGACCAAGGTCATGCATGTACCATATGATGATGTCATATTGATGAAACGTAAATAAACAatctttcagtacagatggtgttttttttacgcactagtgcgaaaagtggttcattatattattatgccaggtcaaaaccattgagtaattattacttcgtcaaaacttcggaggctcatctgtactgaaaaacgtcgttcgatacacgtgcgaaaagagaattcgtaactcgtgtcgatttaaaacactcccttcggtcgtgttttaatctatcgccactcgtttagaacttccttttttacgcacttgtattgtaatgtactattttaaactTTTATAACTTAGACTTTGGGTAACGTGTCTGCCCAGAgatgttatttgttatacaagggtgcaaagttgtattttaacgccgagtgtggaattgaaaaacgagcaagtgaaaggattctatagttgaaccacacaggtggtaaattaccttttcccctcactagctcggaaacacatgttttgtcctttaataccagcgggtaaaaacgcattttatccactagtgggtaaagtaatttgaccttgaataaagtcaaattaaaattgataaaagtaggtgaatctaagatgattagtaggtaggtaattaagatgatttaccacctgtggaactactggaagcagtgataaacgtatttttttgcgttgtagtttcctcgctatagtgaggagaaaagttttgtgttacactcggggtgcaaatgtattttacttctcgtgtgttaaaaaactcgcaagctcaggattctattctcgaaccactcgcttcgctcgtggttcaactatagaatcctttcacttgctcgtttttcaattccacactcggcgttaaaatacaactttgcccccttgtaataacaaataactattattactagattcactacttttatcaattttaaagcagttaatttgactttattcaaggtcaaattactttacccactagtggataaaatgcgtttttacccgctggtattaaaggacaaaacacgtgtttccgagctagtgaggggaaaatattgtttttttatatgaaatactacagaagacaatcatttattgtgccaaattcgatatgagtctagtagcctatacctATCCTATAGGTGCCcatgtaagtaggtaagtacctattacCTAGGTGGATATTTGCGTCTGGTGGGATAAATATAATGCGTCTTTTGAAGATATTtgtaaatgattaaaatttcaATGGAAGCATTATCAATGCGTCTGACAAGTTTTAAAATGACAAAGTTCTAAGTCGGTATGTATTGATGTATGTATGATTATGCTCGTAggagtaaagctaggaacacactacgcggacgtccgtcgtaaatcgaccgcggacgggaatctggacaatggaaatacacataaccgtgcaaactatcgtcgacggacgcggacgtccttgagcgcacggacgtccgatcgaaatctggctctctggatgttttgttccgtgcacactgataggtcgcggtcgcggtcgttttacgacggacgtccgcgtagtagtTTGTTTAGTTCAACAAGTAGGTATAGGTAGCTTGTTTTTCAGTAAAGTTAAAGTATTGTTTACGAACACATTTAATTTGAATAAGGAATAAGAatccaaaatataaatacttcaCACGAAATCAGAATTATTGAGTTGATAAATTGGACAATGAAAGTCATAGATAGGAATGTGCAATGTAAAAAAACAGAGATTACATAAAACATTCTGATAAAAGAACAAACAAACTGTGTGTACTTTATTATCTCATGAAGTTGTTTACGCCAGACAAGCCGGCCGGCGCGCCAGGACATTCGcgaaatttctttttttttctagatATCATTGTTATGTTACGCCGCGCGCCGCTGTCGTATTGACAAATACCTATTACCACAATTTTGCTGGTGGCGAAATCTTGGAACCCTTTTAATCTATGAATTGAAGTAGACGGTAGCGACACTACCAACTGTAAATACAATttggtagttttagttttactacTCGACGACAGATGGCGCTTTCATTATCATACTAAAATACAACCAACTTGTTAGTAGAATTGGCGcgaaatattgggttggcacaatagtaatgacacactctacaaaactctatacatttcctttcttaagttaattgttttcgataatattctagtatgttgtagaacgttctaggtacttctaatgtgagggtatataaagccgccctcgtgattggtttagttagattgaaataaaatggacgagcgacaagttcgaacactttacttatacgagtacttgttaggccacagtgcgcgggctgcggctgacaatatcaacactgcattgggcgctggaagtacaagccatgccacggtgtccagatggtttcgccgttttaaatcaggagacaggagccttgaaagtcagtcacgctcagggcgaccacctgcattcaatgatgacgatttacgccgcgaactacagtcgaatcctgatgctactactcgtgaattagcggaagcacttaactgcagtcaccacgctgtggaataccatctgcatgagcttgggtatcgaaaagtgttggctcgatgggtaccgcagtcaccacgctgtggaataccatctgcatgagcttgggtatcgaaaagttttgggtCGAtaggtaccgcacatccttaccgacgacgccagtcgtgcagtccgtgtcgccatctgtcaatcacttttgctgcgaccccgacgtaaagagtttttgactgatctggttacgggagatgaatcatggatttattatgagaacgatacacgtcgtgctttttggctacctcgagaagaaacgccaccaactcaaccgaagctgagtcaaaagaaccgcttaaaagttttgctttgttgtttctgggactcgcaaggcatgctgtttcattaactattacacaatgaaactgtaaacgctaacaaatattcaacacagctcaccggactatcttctgctatcaagaaaaaacgacgaagacgagccactgtaattttactacatgataacgctcgaccttatgtcgcatctaccgttcgccaacagctgcagaacttgggctgggagacgataccccacccaccttattctccagacctcgcaccatcagactttcatttgtttagagccctgaaatgacatttgcggggtaaacaattcaatgatttccatgatgtacaggtggagttgaacaactttttcgaggcacagccatcagagttctgggcgaaaggcatccaaacttgatcgttggcaagaaggcatagatgctaatggtgattacatcatcgactaagctttttgtattgtaataataaagaaataaataaataaataaataaataaataaataaataaataaataaataaataaatattataggacgttcttacacagattgaccgagtcccacggtaagctcaagaaggcttgtgttgtgggtattcagacaacgatacatataatatacaaacttgtacatagaaaacatccatgactcaggaacaaatatctgtgctcatcacacaaataaatgcccttaccaggattcgaacccgagaccgcggcttagcaggcagggtcactacacgctaggccagaccggtcgtcaaaaaatataaaacgtaaaccaagtgtctcattacttttgtgccaacccaatactaTTTTGTATGGGTTATCAACTCTTCGcaccatgatttttttttaaatttactttaGTAAGTATTCTTTGGGTGTACCAAAGCcaagtacatttaaaaaaaaatatcgatcAAAACtgtttttgacactgacattatcaaaataaataaacatgtaGCGCTGATGTAGcggataaaaacatttttacataaattaaaattgtaacgtgtatttcaattaattattatcaTTTTAAATACATCAAAATGATGTTAAGACTATTATGCCCTCGCATTCTACCAGCAGTGTCCTTCCAGCAAATCAGGAATCTTCgaccaaccatcaaaatcggtagaGAGAAGTTCGAAATAACTCTAAACGTGCACCAGTTCCTCAAAGAAGAGATCAGAGTCAAAGCCAGACCAGAATATGTCTGCATCGAAGGCAAACAGGAGCGAGAAACTAAAAGAGGTTACATTATAAGACAATTTACGAGGAAATTCAGGCTCCCCAAAGGTTGTAATCCTCAGGCAATAAGGTCTGAATTGTCTCCTGATGGTACTTTAACTATTACAGCGCCCAGAGAGCATTGTGAAATAAATTTGCCTTGTGAAATGGCCGTGCCTATTTCTCTTACCGATAAAAAACCAGAAGACCAATCTATCGTTGAGGTGCAGAAAGAGAAATTGTCAACTACTGATTATTGTAAGAAAATGATTGAAGATTGTAAAAAGAAGAATGATGTAAAATAGTCGCCGAATGTTCAAGTAAAGTTTTGATTTTGATTGACAACGTTTTTTGCTGTCTTTTGATTCTGACATACTTATCACATGAGAGAATTAAAAGCGAGGCGAGCGCACAGCGAGTTCACTGCGAGTGAGTCGTGAGTCACGGTCACCTCACggtctaacgccgtggcttgcgtgggcgacggtcgcgcgatgatcgcgcgacggtgatgcgacgcatacgaaatcaaaccttatcgatatggaagtatgagacgcgacggcgacggtcacgcgacggtcgcgcgaccgtcgcccacgcaagacacggcgtaagggaTCATCCCCAcaaaagagacgcatgtcctgaggcgcAGAACgaacgtccgcgccacgccgcctgaatgtaatttaaaaaacgtctcctcagtacattttgtataggaaagacgtatgacgcgcccccaggcaagagacgtctcttgcgcgtcccttgcgcgtccttcctatacaaaatgtaatgAGGacacgttttttaaattacattcaggcggcgtggcgcggacctccgttccgcgcctcaggacatgcgtctcttgagtggggACGGTCCCTAATGTTCCTAATAAGTAGAATTTAGTCAGCATAGAGAAAAATGCGTTGTCGCCATGGTATATTTTGTCTACTGCACAGACTGCTTgtaattacaatttttttcaagtattttcaAAAGAGCTTATTTTTGTATAGAGTTTGTATCAACTTTATGCAGAAATAAGATAAAACCCACGTAAGGTCGTGACTCAGATGTtgcactataaaaaaaaattcgctCAAAAAAATTCTAGCAAAGTAGGTGCATATACTACACATAATTAATTcctaaaagtaggtacatagtTGCCTTAGCATAGGCAATTAAGAAAGCAATTTCTATTTATGTATTCGTTTGCTTTTATTGGCTTCCATAGTTTCTTATTACCATTACCATATATCAGGAATATTTATGTCAATTATTGGCGCTTTTTACTACTTGCAGATATACTTTGGTTTTTCTAGGGAcgaagtaggtacagtcaagtgtaaaaatatgggtgcgtacaacttatcaaaaatatgtcccatagcactttatgtcggcgaaataaggtctcggtacatatttttgagcggataaaatcgatacgtatttttgcacttgactgtaggtACCTCATTTTCCAACTTTTCTGATAGGCTAAGTTCATATCTACCATTTGCATACCCCACCTGTAGCATACCCAGTATATCAAGCGTCAAAGGAAATCCCACCTGCTGAAAAGTTAAACGTACACAATTCATAATACTGAAATAACTCGATGCGACACGTAATAATTCATCGCCGTGAGCTATGACTCATATAAACATACTAGAATACTAGTTATCTTTGACAACGACTTATCAAGACTGCTCACACCAATCCAAAAGCGATCTTTTTACAAAGGAACTTGAGTCAGACTTCGAGTAACAAATTAACAATACAAACGCGTTTTATgatggtactaaaattataccTCTGATGATACTCTgatgcatatttttatttttctgtatCGCTGATAAAGTTCTGGAGTGTTCAATGTTCATGTCAACAAAAATACGTAAAACGTGTTTACGTTCACGTCTGACTTCTGTCTGCCCACGTAAATATTCATGTACCTATACTATCTAGATAAAACAGTACATTTATTTGCTCTACTATACCTCTAACTATAATAGAATAGAGATATCTACCATCACCAAAGTGACAAGGTTCCACTCCACCGGCAAACCTTAAGGTGAAGAAGTATTGGCACTTTAGTTTGTTGtcgatttcaatttttttaattttggaaatatttgtactttttctactcagaatcatgagctccATTAGGAGACATAAAATGTCCCAAAATTTGCATACATTTTTTTGCCTTCCTCCTCTGAGTTACGATCAAACAAGTTAAGTACGAGAAATTGTAACTCTgtggaaataaaaatgtgagacatttttttttctcatgcGGAATCGAAAGAGCTAATCCTTCTGAGcagaaaaagtacaaaaattcccgcatttgaaaaaaaaagtaaaatacaagaaaaaaaaatctgccccaATTTTATAGCTATGACTATTTCGCAAATAATGCATTCTTCAGTAGTTACATAAGCTGTTTTTTTTGCCGCACTATTTTCGCAAAGTAggacatttcttgtcaggttgaaacttcaaagggccatatgtaatactgaaaaacatcgttcATCTATAGACGTGCAAAGAGAAAATTCGTAAATAGtgacgatttaaaacactcccttcgctcgtgttttaatttatcgccactcgtctcgaacttcctcttttccgcacttgtattacTACCTAATTTACTATTTTGGTCATTTTTTTCACGCGGTTGATATGAATGTTGGTGATTTTGCGCCACAGAGTGCCTGAGTGGGCAATGACCGAATGTGTCGATCTAGATGTTTCTCACCTTTTCTCGAAATTAGATTCAACTTCAAGTATAGATAAGAGTCATAAAAACGTTGATGAGATGTGTAGATAATGTATGGTACATATACTACTAAACTGTAACTAATAACAGTTAGGTACATGACATAATTAATTCAATTAGGAGTAATGAGTGATTTGCTTACCTTTTTTATcaatagtataataatacttatTTTAGTTCACAAAAAGTCTCCATTTGTAATAgcgaaaaatatatacttaatgATATTCATAAACCAATTTATCCATCTCAATGCTTCGCCAAAAAGGGTGCATGAGAATTCCTGGATTCCTATTGCAAGTCGAAAACACATCTCCAATGTGTTTACGTACGTGTAGTAAAGAAGCTTCTCGCATCTAAACGAACATGCATCGAGAATCTCTAAATAATACGCCAATGTTTGCCAACCCACCTATATATATCCCCAGCGCTCGCGCATTCCATCAGTCTGAACACGATCGCGAACCAGAGACAAACAAAAACCTCTAGCAAACATGTCTCTCTGCCCTTACTTCTTCGACTACTCAGTGCCACAATGGCCTCGTCGGCTCCTCGACCAAAACTTCGGGCTCGCTTTGACCCTGAAGACCTATTAGGCGCAGCAACCAGCCCCCTAGTCTCCCGACTCAAACCCTGGTGGCCTCAAGACGGATCCACCATCAAAGTCGACAAGGACAAATGGCAGGTCAACGTGGACGTCCAGCACTTTTCACCAGACGAGATCACAGTGAAAACTTCTAACGGATACATAGTTGTCGAAGGCAAGCACGAAGAAAAGAAGGATGAACACGGTTTTATATCCAGACAGTTCTCGAGAAGGTTCAAGCTTCCGGAGgggtcgaatcctgatgctgtGCAGTCCAGGTTGTCGTCGGATGGTGTGTTGACTGTGGTGGCTCCTTTGAAGGCTGAGGAGGCGAAAGGAGAACGCTCAGTGCCGATCACACACACGGGGCCGGTGAGAAGTGTGAGTGTCGCCGAGGAGCCTCCTAAGGAAGCGTAGTGTTAAAAGATTGATTGTTAAGTGAGACTgattttatacatttattaaattttctctTTCGTTTATAAGTTCTCTTATTTTATAATTGACACAGTGCCCCTAAGCTTTAATGTAAACAGATAAGTGCTTGAAAAAACGTTAATGAAgtatatacaatacatatatacctacaaaaGTACACACAGAGTATTGTATACTTAAACTACACATATGATTCCAACATTTCCAACTCTCACCATTTATTGGACCCTTGTTCAGATACTTTTTATTCAGGTATTCTGTAAGTAGGGCACCAGGActcttaaaatatattatatctcGAAAGCTGTCCACCGTCCAAGGTCCAAGGACCGAGTAGCTGTTAGTCAAGTAGTTATAAAGGATAggataaaaattaaaacacacttAGAACTaggatactttatttcagttgagtaattataatttggtTATAATTATACTCTTacataattgtgtcgcttaacttcaaacctgggtaaatccattctgcatTAAGGTTGaatatctaaaaaaattaatattatctgaaacataatcaaccttatagcagaatcgatttacccagttttgaagttaagcgacatatATATAGTCACTGGTAACAGTGGTAATGGCGAATCTGctaatttttttcaattttacaaAGCAGTAACTATGATATCCTTATCTCTCTTATCATAACTGTCTTCTATATCCTGTAGCCTCCTTCCGTTCGTCTCGGGCAATATAAACGTCAAGACAACAGCACTCAGACCCGTCAAACAAGCAAAAGTACCGTACATCACTGATCCCCCTGACCACAACAAGTCAGGGgtcattttaatacatatagaGAGTAATATAAAACATATCACACCACTCAAACTAGACCCTAAACCTCTCACTTTTGTTGGATATAGTTCGGCTATAAAAGTCCATCCTAAACTAGCTATAGCGCTGGCTGCACAAGTATACAACACTAGGAGTATTAAAGGTAGAGCATATAATTTTTGATAAAAGCCACAAATCACTAAACCGGCCAGAATTACAGTTGTCCCGTAAGCAGCAACTACAAAAACTAATTTCCGACGCATTTTCCTACCAAACAAGCAAATTACAATACTTACTGCGACTCTTATCAAATCTACTGCCACCATAAGAAAGAATGTAGCGATATGGCTTTCGCCAGTAGTGCCAAACATAGTCTTTAATAAATCGTAAGCGTAAAACGGAAATGCGTTGATACCGCACATTTGAACAGCTAAGAAGATGAAGACAACAGTTACAGTTGGTTTTATAAATGCGCTACTGCAGAATGTCTCCAACACTTCTTTTACACTGAATCTAGACGTTATCCCCTTTTGTTTTTCGACCACATTTTGTAGTTCGCTTTCTGCTGTTGCCTCACTTCCTCTAAACCACCTAAAACATTCGACACCTTCGTCCACCCTTCCTTGAGCTATCAGCCAATAAGGACTCTCTTTTAGAAAGAAGAGCAGTGCGAACATCATTGCGCTAGGCGCAACACATATCAAAAGCGTCGTTCTCCAATAAATGAATGAACCTATGACATGGCTAAGTAGTACTCCTATATTTAAAGCTAGAGATGGACATAGGAGTATGATGCCTCTGTATTTTGGGTCGCTTATTTCTCCCAGGTAGATGATGGTGGCGGGACGGACGGCACCGTAGCTTAAACCTGTGAGGCACCTGAAAAAATGAttatttacttatcataatATATACCTTCGTAATTATATGATATTCTTTTACATCAATTTAAAACGTTATCTTCAAAGATCAGTCGGAGATTGGTAAAAAAGAACCTCCGCAAAGGTACGATCTGTTTATCCTAAATATCGGCTAGTAATACCTAGTAGTATTAGTAATTACGTCGGTTAGAAACAAGCATTTTTCTCGATAAAAAACTTTCTATAAACAGCTTTAGCCTTGAGTttgtttaaatatgtatgtcaaGCACCAAATACGACAAGATAAGTAATACCTAAGTATCGAAGTGAGTGGCAGATAATGTGATGCTTATGTGCAATTCGATATAAGGTAAGGCGGGGGAAAATTGAAGGGTTTTTCTTGAGGGCTATGATGAAAAATCTTCCGCATAACGAAGCATTATGAGCGATCGAGCGACAGAGATCTTACCCCGCAAGAAAAACCCTCCAATCTTCCCCCACCTTTACCTTACCAAATTATGGCTGTTCAGGCTCATTGAGTGGGCGATAGTTTGGTATTTAGAGAAAACCCTTTCGCCATAGATTACGTCACTCAATTGGAAATGACCCTTTCCCTGGTCCTGATCTACAAACAGACATTTTCTCGGCTCTGATTGAAATTAAAACGCCAAGAAAAGAAAGCATAGACAATTAGGTTCTAACCTTCCAACCATCATTGTAGGGAAGTCGTCAGCAAACGCCATGAACATCCAGCCTGCTATGAACGGGAAGGCCAGGATAATATGGACAGTCCTCCTTCCGTAGCCGTCCAGTAGTGTACCGACGCAGATGCAGCCCAGGATCGATGAAATTGGAGCTATGGCGGCTGTAAAAATGTATAGTATAAATGTGTATACGCATGCTTTTATATAGTGACGACGACGCCGACACGTAAGCGTCTGCatactaagtgcgttttcacattatccgatccgatatcggatgtaggaagaagttcaaaggcaaaaatcgaAGATGGCGGCtaaaatatatgggatatcggtcctacatccgatatcggatcggataatgtgaaaacgcactaacgtgcGATTTTTGGTCCGCTAGAGCCGATTCCACGTCGATATAGGTTTGGGAAAAACCCTAACTCTTGGtaggtatattttaaaaataatattgtgGTTTACAGCAATGCTGCTCTGTAAGTTAGCTGAAGTCCCAACTTatttggtaatatatttgtGCACACCGAAAATAGTCTTTTAAACTTTTAGAACTGACCTATCCATGGTCCAAAACCTGGTCCCCAAGAGAGTGTGCTGTCACTGACCAACATCGGCAGCAGAACAGCGCTGATGCCATTGGTCAGCCCCGCAGACAGGCAGAGAAAGCTTGATGCGATGGTTGCCAACACCTAAAATTGTAAACAGTATAcaactataggtacatatatctaAACTTTTGGCACacctgtggaatgaattgtctcCTACGGTATTTCCGGACAGATACGactttcaaaccttcaagaaaagagcgtaggTACACCCAGAATAAAGGCCGGCAAGTGATTACTtgagctttttagggttccgtagtcaactaggaacccttatagtttcgccatgtctgtctgtccgtccgtccgttcgtccgtccgtccgtccgtccgtccgtccgcggataatctcagtaaccgttagcactagaaagctgaaatttggtaccaatatgtatatcaatcacgccaaaaaagtgcaaaaataaaaaatggaaaaaaatgttttattagggtaccccccctacatgtaaagtgggagctgatattttttttcattccaaccccaacgtgtgatatatttttggataggtatttaaaaatgaatacgggtttactaagattgttttttgcaaatattaatattttcggaaataatcgctcctaaaggaaaaaaaagtgcgtccccccccctctaacttttgaaccatatgtttaaaaaatatgaaaaaatcacaaaaatagaactttataaacactttctaggaaaattattttgaacttgataggttcagtagtttttgagaaaaatacggaaaactacggaaccctacactgagcgtggcccgacacgctcttggccggttttttttatgattaaGACTAAGACTAatgaaaaatcaaaatcaaaatgatAAATTGCTTGATTAAGtaatcaaataatttatttgctttcATGCCTACATGCTATATGAGCCGCCCCCCGTAAGGGCATGGCAATTCTTAAAAGTAACTTGTACTAACACTAACTCAcactaatatttttcttttacactAGGTAAACACTATAACATGCTAATTATTATCTATAGTTGGTCATTTAAATACTTATTCTT encodes:
- the LOC125237485 gene encoding facilitated trehalose transporter Tret1-like isoform X2, encoding MRKLQSSETAYQSARSYRYMMGICLFATQVLATIASSFLCLSAGLTNGISAVLLPMLVSDSTLSWGPGFGPWIAAIAPISSILGCICVGTLLDGYGRRTVHIILAFPFIAGWMFMAFADDFPTMMVGRCLTGLSYGAVRPATIIYLGEISDPKYRGIILLCPSLALNIGVLLSHVIGSFIYWRTTLLICVAPSAMMFALLFFLKESPYWLIAQGRVDEGVECFRWFRGSEATAESELQNVVEKQKGITSRFSVKEVLETFCSSAFIKPTVTVVFIFLAVQMCGINAFPFYAYDLLKTMFGTTGESHIATFFLMVAVDLIRVAVSIVICLFGRKMRRKLVFVVAAYGTTVILAGLVICGFYQKLYALPLILLVLYTCAASAIASLGWTFIAELYPTKVRGLGSSLSGVICFILLSICIKMTPDLLWSGGSVMYGTFACLTGLSAVVLTFILPETNGRRLQDIEDSYDKRDKDIIVTAL
- the LOC125237524 gene encoding LOW QUALITY PROTEIN: protein lethal(2)essential for life-like (The sequence of the model RefSeq protein was modified relative to this genomic sequence to represent the inferred CDS: inserted 1 base in 1 codon) — its product is MSLCPYFFDYSVPQWPRRLLDQNFGLALXPEDLLGAATSPLVSRLKPWWPQDGSTIKVDKDKWQVNVDVQHFSPDEITVKTSNGYIVVEGKHEEKKDEHGFISRQFSRRFKLPEGSNPDAVQSRLSSDGVLTVVAPLKAEEAKGERSVPITHTGPVRSVSVAEEPPKEA
- the LOC125237485 gene encoding facilitated trehalose transporter Tret1-like isoform X3, which encodes MLVSDSTLSWGPGFGPWIAAIAPISSILGCICVGTLLDGYGRRTVHIILAFPFIAGWMFMAFADDFPTMMVGRCLTGLSYGAVRPATIIYLGEISDPKYRGIILLCPSLALNIGVLLSHVIGSFIYWRTTLLICVAPSAMMFALLFFLKESPYWLIAQGRVDEGVECFRWFRGSEATAESELQNVVEKQKGITSRFSVKEVLETFCSSAFIKPTVTVVFIFLAVQMCGINAFPFYAYDLLKTMFGTTGESHIATFFLMVAVDLIRVAVSIVICLFGRKMRRKLVFVVAAYGTTVILAGLVICGFYQKLYALPLILLVLYTCAASAIASLGWTFIAELYPTKVRGLGSSLSGVICFILLSICIKMTPDLLWSGGSVMYGTFACLTGLSAVVLTFILPETNGRRLQDIEDSYDKRDKDIIVTAL
- the LOC125237485 gene encoding facilitated trehalose transporter Tret1-like isoform X1, with the protein product MTIIKTIVVFMKILKTHIIEGFKKNEIGNSAYLYKQVLATIASSFLCLSAGLTNGISAVLLPMLVSDSTLSWGPGFGPWIAAIAPISSILGCICVGTLLDGYGRRTVHIILAFPFIAGWMFMAFADDFPTMMVGRCLTGLSYGAVRPATIIYLGEISDPKYRGIILLCPSLALNIGVLLSHVIGSFIYWRTTLLICVAPSAMMFALLFFLKESPYWLIAQGRVDEGVECFRWFRGSEATAESELQNVVEKQKGITSRFSVKEVLETFCSSAFIKPTVTVVFIFLAVQMCGINAFPFYAYDLLKTMFGTTGESHIATFFLMVAVDLIRVAVSIVICLFGRKMRRKLVFVVAAYGTTVILAGLVICGFYQKLYALPLILLVLYTCAASAIASLGWTFIAELYPTKVRGLGSSLSGVICFILLSICIKMTPDLLWSGGSVMYGTFACLTGLSAVVLTFILPETNGRRLQDIEDSYDKRDKDIIVTAL
- the LOC125237511 gene encoding protein lethal(2)essential for life-like; this encodes MMLRLLCPRILPAVSFQQIRNLRPTIKIGREKFEITLNVHQFLKEEIRVKARPEYVCIEGKQERETKRGYIIRQFTRKFRLPKGCNPQAIRSELSPDGTLTITAPREHCEINLPCEMAVPISLTDKKPEDQSIVEVQKEKLSTTDYCKKMIEDCKKKNDVK